In Plodia interpunctella isolate USDA-ARS_2022_Savannah chromosome 4, ilPloInte3.2, whole genome shotgun sequence, the sequence cgatccgcccgtccgtcgcacgcacgtgtgggctgtccccctgtttaggagagacagccccgcggccagcgcccactcttccacctttcgccccttgggctccgtggccgggttcccccacgccgttgatttggcgttgaagtcaCCGGCCACGAAGACCTTTAGGGGCGCTAACCGCCTTATCTCCGGCCCCAGAGCATCCAAGAACCGCTCCAGGGCCGGCAAatcccggttcggggagaagtaaacaccaattatggcgtactctccccgaaccgccacCACAAAGCCGTTCCCTCTCTTCTTAATCGCGAGGGGAGGGGCGGCACCAGGCCTAGCCACGATGGCCACGAGGCCATCCAGATCCCCCGCCCAGTGGGGCAGGGAGGGAACCGCGTACGGCTCCGCGACCACCGCGACATCCAGATCCCACTCCGCCATGGATTGCAGGAGGAGGTCCTGCGCCCTAGCGGAGTGGTTGAGGTTGGCCTGGAGGAAGGTGACCCCCATCACTCCTCCATTTGGCCGACTGGCGCCTCCCCTTGCCTTCCCTCGCGCGGAGGAGGGGACGGCCCTTTCCCTCGGATCGGGGGTGGGTTGCAGGCCCTACCCCCCATCACGTGGCCCGCCGGCTTGCCGGCGTCGCGGCATACCGCGCAGCGGGGCTCCGCTGTGCAGGAGGCGGACAAATGCCCTGCCTCCCCGCACCTATAGCAGAGCCGGCTGCGGTCCGTCTGCGAGGGGCACAGCGATGCAGTGTGCCCCTTCCCCATGCACTTGTAGCAGTgcatggggcgcgcctccaggtgccgGAGCTGCACCCGGCTCCAGCCTACCGTGAGGCTGCCCGCCTCGATCAGCTTTTTGGCCGTCGTGACCGGGCAGCGCATCAGGGCAGAGCCAGAGCCCCGCCAGTCTGAGCGGATTTCACCCACCCAGACCTGGTCCTCCGTGCAGCTCCCGGCTTGCGCGACCGCAGCCTTTATCCGCTGCGCCGTTGCCGCATCATTCAGTCCCGTCACGCAGAAATCCGCAGTTTTGACGGGCCTGAAAACGTCCACGACGCCGGCCAGGGCCACCTTCAAGGCCGAAGCAAGTGCGTCCGCCTTGCCTGAGCTAGAGGAGCCGGGGACCTCAATTAATCTCGCTCCGGTCGCACTCGGGCGAATCCGAAGCGAGCCAATGCCCAGCTCCTCCAGGTTCACCTCTTGCTCGGCCTTAAGGAGGGCGGAACTGTATGTGGCCCCATTTTGCACTGCCTCCGGCTGTAACTTAAGAATTACAGCCGAGGAGCTAGGGGCCGACAGTTTTTTCACCACCCTCAGTGGCGCCGCCTTGGGGGACTCCTTGGGCACAGACGTAGGCGCCTCCGCGGGCGCCGCCGTAGGCTTGGGCACAGACTTAGGCGCCCCCGTGGGCGCCGCCGTGGGCTTGGGCACGGTTGAGGGGGCCCCCTTGGGTACCGCCTCGGGCTTGGGCTTGGATTTTTTGCCCTTTCCCTTCCCTTTGCTCCTCCTCCCAACCTCAACCCAGGGGAGCTCCGGGGATCCGTCGACCAGAATTGCCGAGGTCGTCGGCCCATCCTCAACTCCAGGGAGCTCCGGGAACTCGTCCGGAACTGCAGAGGTCGACGGCCCCCACTCCATCCCCTCCTCAGCACTTTCCCTTCTACGGCCTTCCATTCCCGTCCGCTTAGGCAGCAGCGCCGGACTCAATCCGGAGGCCTCCGCAATGGCCGCCCTAGTGGCCCTGGCCACCCTCGAACTGTCACCCGCTAGAGGTGGGCGGGTGACCATCCGAGGGAGGCAAGTCTTCAGCTCTGCTAGGCGGCCATCTATCATTTTGGCTATGGAAGCCTCCAGCCTCTCCATCAGCCTCTCTTCCTCTGCAGGTGCACCTGCCCGCTGTTCCGCAGCTCGCGCAGCCTGGTTGACCTCGCGGCGAGCCTCCTCAAACCCGCTGCGGAGCGCAGCGACCTCTGCCCTCATATTGGCCACCTCTCTTTGGAGGCGACCATTATCAGCCCTGAGGCGCCGTACTTCGTCCGACTCGTTACGCGACACCAGGGTATCCATGATATCCCTGATGTCCGTAGAGGCACGCAGAATCTTCGCGCTGAAGCCCCCCTTGAAGGCGGTGGTCTTTCTGACGAGGCTGGTTATAATTCCCAGCCTCTCCACCGCAGTAGCCATAAGTCCGTCAGCACCCAAGGCACTGAAGTCCCGTACCTCAATGGGGGCCACATCCGACCCCTCGTCCCCACTCGGGTGTTCTCCCCTCCGGAAGGCCCGAGTTCCCAGAGTGGCTGAGAAGGAGGCCTCCACATCCTCCTCCCGACTCCTTCGCGTTTCAGCCCGGGCTCCCGTCATATTCGAGGCACCTCGAGCCTTCCCTCTTTTTGCCTTCGGCAATATTTCCGGCCGTGTCCAATCAACCTCCGTGTCCGAACCGGATCCGGACCCACTCGCTACCTCCGAGTAGAGGCGCTTGGCACCCAGCACCGATTCGGACAGCGAGGTGATGGAGCCCACACTTCCCAACGGGTTCCACAGCCTTCCTTGGACCGTAGCCACACCACTCTCATCCGCCATTGCTTCCCCTTCCGATCCACCGCGACTTTCTTCATGTTCGGACCTGGACCGCTCCTTATCAGTTCCGTCCTTCCCGCCCGAACTTTTCTCTCCCCCCACCGAAATCTTCCCCCCACGCTTTCCACTCCTTCCCTTTAgttggccctgagaagggccgtttgggtggccctgagaagggccgtttgggtggccctgagaagggccgttagggtggccctgagaagggccctTTTTCAAGAAACGCCCGGAGGCGTCCCGCAGTTGAGTACCATTCATTTTAGCGAGTTGCTCCTACTGCACAGTGCACTTTAGCCGTCGGCCTAACCACTCCGTTACGGTGGTTAGGACGCGACGTTGCCCGGGGAACGCGACGTGGACGCAAGCACTGTGGGGTGGTTCcccaccccaacctaacctaacctaacctaacctaacctaacctaacctaacctaacctaacctaacctaacctaacctttttttttttttttttttttttttttttttttttttttttttttttttttttttttttgttttcgcaggggaatgcatttacgcactgagtgtgggactcctgggccgctatccagcccagactacccactaaacccctgcgggtgccatcggccgctttacagggaggcgcctcggatctatctaacacaagacgcctcagcgactggccggtctctttcgccagagaccggactcaccattctcaggggcccaccgacacctggtggacccctgccgtcgggtgggactagtcccaccgatttaggggggcgcctgcaggcgcgcaaggtagcgcctgcgtcgcacccccgtccgccttctgcggatcggctccgcgagggggtggtcctcgcggttcctttcctcggcctccctctgtgacataacagtctcacagaaggaggccactgccgcccaggctccgtcactcccgagcatcgcattgacgacactcgggagcgacagatccactccaccgagcactgccaccagatcgtggcgctgccgactccacctgggacactgctctagaacatgttgagcagtgtcccgagcctcgccacaatcgtggcagaccggctcggtctcccgctgggccacgcggtgcaagtactcaccgaagcagccatgcccggtgagcacctgcgtcatgcggaaggtgagaggcttgcgccgcctcaacatccatctctccaggacctggcgcagggcctccactgtgcgtacaccgtacgttgcccgcgccaggtctgcctcccacctccgcatgagttccgcttgccctcgcaagcggacccgccggaccatctcaggcgaggggtgctcgccgatttccctcctgttcgccacaaagtggtaaacctcggcgagcacctccgccaccaactcccatggcgggtcgcccgcgagggctgtggccgcagagaacgccactgtacggtacccccgtatcgcccttaccgcgatcaccttctgcgcctgccggagaaggcgcttattctccgcggcaagggcgtccacccaaacgggggcgccgtacatcgccatactccggcacacgccggagtacagcttccgtacagcgtcgctgggcccacccagattgggcaggagtcggcccagcgacgcagccgtcctgatgatcctttgccccagctctcggaagtgggggacaaaggaccatctcccgtcgaggatgaggcccaggtatttcatctgggcactcaccctcaactcctcatgacccacctggaggcgcgcccctgggggaggtcctcgcgtccgggccccgcggaagaggaggacttcggtcttatccagtcggacccgaagccccaacctctctatgcggccgaccaaaagggcgaggcccgtttcggccagccgcgccgcctcaccgaaattcgcaccccgggacgtgaagagagtgtcatccgcatagcagatgacacccgtcccggggggaagccggcaccgcaggacccaatcgtatgcgatgtcccacaggatagggccgagaatcgacccctgcgggacaccgcacccgacgccccgccggaccatttgacctcccctgtcctcgtacaggacgacccgctcctccaggtacgcccccaacagcccccgcaggtacgagggcactccgaagtaccggagcgcctcccgtattacacagtgcgggatactgttgaaggcgttggcgatgtctaacgacgtcgccagggtcacctcgccttctctgtccgcctcctccgtcaccgaccgcagacgcctgagggcgtcgatggtggacctcttggcccggaatccgtactgcacgtcagagagacgcggtcccgggccttcctccacatgccgaacgaggcgagaggccacaacactctctagggccttcccagcctcgctcagcaggaccagaggtcgcaccgccgaagccgagtccaagggccggctccccttcggaataaggcagagccggccctccttccataatttcgggaactgcccctctcgcagacagcggttgagcagcccccgaaactcctccccgaggtgcacgagaatcagcgcaagcactttcccgtgcaccccgtctggacccggtgccctcttccttgtctggaggcggtcgaggaccacctccatttcgacgtcggtgacgggaggcggatctgcctccacctcttctccctccgcgtcaggcggctgtcgggccatcctcggaggagaaaaccctcgcggattgccggggaatagatccccgacaatctcccccagcagagctggctgaagggtctccgttagcggggtcgcctgtgggcgcaatttgtctcgcgcccacttatacggccggccccatgggtctctttcgataccctccaccagctcctcgaaggcttcctccttggcccgaccgatggccagctgcagctccttacggttttccacatacaccgcatacagctgaccatccctctcctcgtcccggggactgcgccgcctgcttcgactataggcccttcgggccgcgttgcaggcgacgcgaagggcggcaatctccgccgaccaccaatagaccgcccgcctagggggggctcgacctacgcttggcatggccgcccggcacaccgctgtgaaagcgtcgccgagacggtcagccgcgtcgtccacccccattccgtctagaggcgggaggctccagcggccgacgatggccgcctcttccgccagctcccggtcaagccgcgtaagggcccagcgcgggaaccggctgcgcacccgggacgatgatgccgcctgacattggggggcggccgacacctcgaaccgaatatacaagtggtccgagagtgtctccacccccccttccaccctccagtccgacacggagcgcgcggcggagggggtggcgaacgtcaagtccaccaccgatccgcccgtccgtcgcacgcacgtgtgggctgtccccctgtttaggagagacagccccgcggccagcgcccactcttccacctttcgccccttgggctccgtggccgggttcccccacgccgttgatttggcgttgaagtcaCCGGCCACGAAGACCTTTAGGGGCGCTAACCGCCTTATTTCCGGCCCCAGGGCATCCAAGAACCGCTCCAGGGCCGGCAAatcccggttcggggagaagtaaacaccaattatggcgtactctccccgaaccgccacCACAAAGCCGTTCCCTCTCTTCTTAATCGCGAGGGGAGGGGCGGCACCAGGCCTAGCCACGATGGCCACGAGGCCATCCAGATCCCCCGCCCAGTGAGGCAGGGAGGGAACCGCGTACGGCTCCGCGACCACCGCGACATCCAAATCCCACTCCGCCATGGATTGCAGGAGGAGATCCTGCGCCCTAGCGGAGTGGTTGAGGTTGGCCTGGAGGAAGGTGACCCCCATCACTCCTCCATTTGGCCGACTGGCGCCTCCCCTTGCCTTCCCTCGCGCGGAGGAGGGGACGGCCCTTTCCCTCGGATCGGGGGTGGGTTGCAGGCCCTACCCCCCATCACGTGGCCCGCCGGCTTGCCGGCGTCGCGGCATACCGCGCAGCGGGGCTCCGCTGTGCAGGAGGCGGACAAATGCCCTGCCTCCCCGCACCTATAGCAGAGCCGGCTGCGGTCCGTCTGCGAGGGGCACAGCGATGCGGTGTGCCCCTTCCCCATGCACTTGTAGCAGTgcatggggcgcgcctccaggtgccgGAGCTGCACTCGACTCCAGCCTACCGTGAGGCTGCCCGCCTCGATCAGCTTTTTAGCCGTCGTGACCGGGCAGCGCATCAGGGCAGAGCCAGAGCCCCGCCAGTCTGAGCGGATTTCACCCACCCAGACCTGGTCCTCCGTGCAGCTCCCGGCTTGCGCGACCGCAGCCTTTATCCGCTGCGCCGTTGCCGCATCATTCAGGCCCGTCACGCGGAAGTCCGCGGTTTTGACGGGCCTGGAAACGTCCGCGACGCCGGAAAGGGCCGCCTTCAAGGCCGATGCAAGCGCATCTGCCTTGTCTGAGTTGGAGGGGCCAGAGACCTCGATTAGCCTCGCTCCGGTCGCACTCGGGCGAATCCGAAGCGAGCCGATTCCTAGCCCCTCCAGGCTCACCGCCTGCTCGGCCTTGAGGAGGGCGGAGCTGTATGTGGCCCCTTTTTGCGCTGCCTCTGGCTGTAACTTGAGAATTACAGCCGAGGAGCTAGGGGCCGACAGCTTGGCCGCCCTCGCTGGCGCCGCCCTGGGGGGTGCCTTGGGCGCCGTTGCAGTGGCCTTTGTTGGGGCCGCCGCCGGTCGCTCCGCAGGTTTGGGCTGGGACTTCTTTCCCACGCCCTTCCCCTTCCCCCTCCTCCCCCGGACTTCGACCCAGGGGAGCTCCGGGCATTCGTCGACCACAGCTGTTGAGGTCGACGGCCCGAAGGGCCCCCACTCTGTCGCTCCCCCAGCACCTACCCCCTTACAACCCCGCCTCTCAGAGGCCGGGCGTGCAGGGGCCCGAACCTCCAACTCCACCGGCTGCTCAAGCCGCGGCGCCGGACCCAGGCCGGAGGCCTCCTCAATGGCCGTCCTTGCAGCCCTCGCCACCTCGGAGTTGTCACCCGCCAGAGGTGGACGAGTGGCACTCCGAGGACATCCAGCCAGTCCTAGCGCTGCCAGACGGCCATCAATTAATCTGGCCATCCTCTGCTCCAGCTCATCCTCCACTGGAGCTGCCTGCCGCTGTACCGTCCGCGCAGCCTGAGCAGCCTCACGGCGGGCCTCCTCGAACCCCCGGCGGAGCGCAGCGACCTCAGCCTTCATAATGGCCACCTCCCTTTGGAGGCGACCATTATCGGCCTTAAGGCGTCGAACTTCGTCCGACTCGCTGCGCGCCACCAGGGTGTCCACGATATCCCTGATATCCGAGGAGGCCCGCATAATTTTGGAGTTGAAGCCCCCCTTGAGGGCGGCAGTCTTCCCGACGAGGCTGGTTATAATACCCAGCCTCTCCACCGCAGTGGCCATGAGTCCATCAGCACCCATGGCCCCAAAGTCCCGCGCATCAATGGGGGCCACCACCACATCATCGTCCCCACCATTCAGGGGTCCTCCCCTCCGGAAGGCCCGAGCCCCTAGAGAGGCCGAGAAGGAAGCCTCGGCATCCTCCTCTTGACTCCTCCTCGCTTCAGCCCGGGCCCTCGTCAGGTGCGAGGCACCCCGAGCCTTGCCCCTCTTCGCCACTGATTGTGCCCGTGGCACACCGACCTCAGTGTCGGTGCCGGAACCAGTCGCCACCTCAGAATAGAGGCGCTTGTTGCCCAGCACCGACTCCGACAACGAGGTGATGGAGCCCGCACTTCCCAACAGGCTCCCCATCCTCTCTTGGCCCACAGCGAGGCCACTCCCGTCAGTTTCCTCCCCAGCGGAATGTTCAGACCCTGAACATTCCATTTCCCCCCTTCCCTTTgtttggccctgagaagggccttttgggtggccctgagaagggccttttgggtggccctgagaagggccttttgggtggccctgagaagggccttttgggtggccctgagaagggccttttttcAGGAAACGCCCGCGGGCGTCCCTCATTATTTGGTCATTAGACGACATTCTTCACAGTTCGCAAATTGCTCCTTCTGCACAGTGCACTTTAGCCGTCGGCCTAACCACTCCGTTACGGTGGTTAGGACGCGACGTTGCCCGGGGAACGCGACGTGGACGCAAGCACTGTGGGGTGGTTCcccaaccttttttttttttttttttttttcgtgtggAAAACGCCTCCGCGTGCCCGGCGCCGGGGCATAGCGCCGGGGTATGTCCGACTTGCACGGACTAAAAACCACACGGTGTCCTTCTCGGCTTTCGGGCCGAGGCTGCGGGATCGCTCGCGCATGCACAACGCGGCCTCGGCAAAGCTTTGGTCCGCCATCGCGGACCTCTTCAATTTAGGAGCTTTACTCCTCATCCGTCTCGTTGGGCGGTCGCACCGGACACCAGTGCTCCCGCACCTTCTTGGCCTGTGGCTGATCAGGCGTCGGACTGCCCCGTCCGGCGCCCGCAGGCCGGACCTTATGGTGGTCTAAGGTCCATATTTGCACGCCTCCTACGGCGCACATTGCGTGCTCGGCGAGATGGTACAGTACTCGTCGCCTCTCTCACTCTTTCCGCTTCCTCCTTGGTCTCCATGACAGCCTCACAAAACTCTGCGACGGCCTGCCAAGCAGCTTCACTTTCGTTTCGTCAAACCCGTCGTCCCTGGTGATGTTTTCAGGGAATTGCGAGCCTGAGGAAGGCGACGAGATGATGGCCACCGAGCAGCTAGCATCCCCCACCCAATCGTCACGAGGCGGAACAAAGTATGGCTCCGCAACTATCGCCACTTTGACACCCCACTCCGCCATGCTCTGACACAGAAGGTCTTGTGCTCTGGCAGAGTGGTTGATGTTGCACTGCAAGAATGTCGTACTTTGAGACATTATGGACATTCCATCTCAAAAGGTTCCACACCTTGTGACGATTCGGTGGGGGGTATTTTAGGCCGAGAGGCTGGGGCCTTTTTGGGTGTCTTGCCCGTCTTCTTATTGGCTGCCTTACATAGTTTACTGCCGATTGCATGATCGGCGGGCTTATTGGCCTCCGCGCATACGGGGCAATGGGGCGCCGCAGAACACGTCCTGGCCTCGTGGCCTCGTTTACCACATCGGAAACAGAGGCCACTACAGTCTACCGCAGAATTGCATTGCGTCGCCACATGCTCACCCGTGATGCATCTGTAGCAGCGCATCGGCCTTTGCTTTAACAGCTTAACACTGGCAGACACCCAGCCAACTAGGAGCCGACGGCCATCCTCCAGCTTTTTAGCCACAGTCACCGGGCACGCTACAATCGAGGTCCCCATACCACGCGGTGCACGACGAATCTCGCCTACTTTCAGGTCCAGCTCAGAGCAAGCTCCAGCCTTGGCCAGTGCTGCTGTCAGCTCTTCCCTAGTCACGGAATCATCCAGGCCAGATATTCGCAGGTCTACCCGCTTTACAGGTCTGGAGACCTTCACTTCCTCCGGATTCAGGGCTTGCCTCAGCTTGTCGGCCAAGGCGTCGGCTAGGGGGCCACTAGAACTGCCGGGCACCTGCAAGAGGCGGGCGCCAGTGGCCGTGACCTTGCACCGCATGCCCTCGATACCCAAGCTCACAGTATCCACCTGACTTTTTGCTCGACCCAACACCTCCTCATATGTCACGCCATTTTGAGAAGCGTGCGGCTGCAGGGTCAAAACAACCGCTGCTGACCGGGGCGGGCGAAGCCTGGCTTCCTGCCGTTTCTTCTTCTGGGCCTCTTTTCTAGTGGCCTTCTTTTGGGACTTCTTTTGACCCACAGTTTGCCAGGCACCCTCTTCCGCTTGCTGTGGGGCAGCTGCCGCGGCCGCATCAGGTGCAGTCTTGGAAGACTTGGCCTTCTTCCTTTTAGCCTTCTTGGTTTTAGCTGGGGCTGTGCTTGTACTCGGCTGAGAGGGCGGGATGTCGACCGCCTGCGATACCTGTTCCACAGGAGTCTCTGCCAAAGTCGGCCTGGCCGCTGTCTTCTCGGCAAACGTGGCCATAGTTGGAGCTCTACCTTTGCTGCCCCGGTCAGAGGCCAATGTGGGTCTGAGGACTTTCCCCTCCAAAAAGTTTACTTTCGTAAGGACCTCTTCCCTGAATCGACCGAGTTCTTCTTTAAGGAGACTCGTCAGCTGTTTCTCCAGTGCTGGCGTGTCCCGCGGCGCTTCAGTCTCAGGCTGAGCTGAGCGCTTCGACTTGTAGACCTCCGTTCGAATCTCGTCTAACTCTTGACGAAGGTCAGCCATCTCCTGTTTTAGGCGAGCGTTCTCCGCCTGCAAGCGGCGCGTCTCGCTGGAGGTACATCTCTCCATTAGCTCGTGTGCTAAGTCTTCAATTGAGGCTGCCGCATCCTTGAGGGTCTTCTGGGCGGTGCCCTTCAGGCCTTTGGACATCTTCCCAACCGCTCTTATTGCCGCAACAGAGT encodes:
- the LOC128669522 gene encoding uncharacterized protein LOC128669522 — translated: MNGTQLRDASGRFLKKGPSQGHPNGPSQGHPNGPSQGHPNGPSQGQLKGRSGKRGGKISVGGEKSSGGKDGTDKERSRSEHEESRGGSEGEAMADESGVATVQGRLWNPLGSVGSITSLSESVLGAKRLYSEVASGSGSGSDTEVDWTRPEILPKAKRGKARGASNMTGARAETRRSREEDVEASFSATLGTRAFRRGEHPSGDEGSDVAPIEVRDFSALGADGLMATAVERLGIITSLVRKTTAFKGGFSAKILRASTDIRDIMDTLVSRNESDEVRRLRADNGRLQREVANMRAEVAALRSGFEEARREVNQAARAAEQRAGAPAEEERLMERLEASIAKMIDGRLAELKTCLPRMVTRPPLAGDSSRVARATRAAIAEASGLSPALLPKRTGMEGRRRESAEEGMEWGPSTSAVPDEFPELPGVEDGPTTSAILVDGSPELPWVEVGRRSKGKGKGKKSKPKPEAVPKGAPSTVPKPTAAPTGAPKSVPKPTAAPAEAPTSVPKESPKAAPLRVVKKLSAPSSSAVILKLQPEAVQNGATYSSALLKAEQEVNLEELGIGSLRIRPSATGARLIEVPGSSSSGKADALASALKVALAGVVDVFRPVKTADFCVTGLNDAATAQRIKAAVAQAGSCTEDQVWVGEIRSDWRGSGSALMRCPVTTAKKLIEAGSLTVGWSRVQLRHLEARPMHCYKCMGKGHTASLCPSQTDRSRLCYRCGEAGHLSASCTAEPRCAVCRDAGKPAGHVMGGRACNPPPIRGKGPSPPPREGRQGEAPVGQMEE
- the LOC128669483 gene encoding uncharacterized protein LOC128669483, which codes for MGVTFLQANLNHSARAQDLLLQSMAEWDLDVAVVAEPYAVPSLPHWAGDLDGLVAIVARPGAAPPLAIKKRGNGFVVAVRGEYAIIGVYFSPNRDLPALERFLDALGPEIRRLAPLKVFVAGDFNAKSTAWGNPATEPKGRKVEEWALAAGLSLLNRGTAHTCVRRTGGSVVDLTFATPSAARSVSDWRVEGGVETLSDHLYIRFEVSAAPQCQAASSSRVRSRFPRWALTRLDRELAEEAAIVGRWSLPPLDGMGVDDAADRLGDAFTAVCRAAMPSVGRAPPRRAVYWWSAEIAALRVACNAARRAYSRSRRRSPRDEERDGQLYAV
- the LOC128669523 gene encoding uncharacterized protein LOC128669523, with the translated sequence MQVVNKENLPQGGTGRTAVGESTPVSNDTGCPSYSGGGNLRLAPSDAIVDAVVGDDVVGDEVVGDEVVGKNAGDVVAQVSDSEMSVKSASSGCGQSRFFRKRRNTESPELSSATDEDNPPQARAQRGKRGRGRPPTTGECIGLGKAREALQATRRAEFLKVRIGEEDRQLAEAAKKVAVRSERAASRASTRSEAEFEPEDLTAGSIEERLNNSVAAIRAVGKMSKGLKGTAQKTLKDAAASIEDLAHELMERCTSSETRRLQAENARLKQEMADLRQELDEIRTEVYKSKRSAQPETEAPRDTPALEKQLTSLLKEELGRFREEVLTKVNFLEGKVLRPTLASDRGSKGRAPTMATFAEKTAARPTLAETPVEQVSQAVDIPPSQPSTSTAPAKTKKAKRKKAKSSKTAPDAAAAAAPQQAEEGAWQTVGQKKSQKKATRKEAQKKKRQEARLRPPRSAAVVLTLQPHASQNGVTYEEVLGRAKSQVDTVSLGIEGMRCKVTATGARLLQVPGSSSGPLADALADKLRQALNPEEVKVSRPVKRVDLRISGLDDSVTREELTAALAKAGACSELDLKVGEIRRAPRGMGTSIVACPVTVAKKLEDGRRLLVGWVSASVKLLKQRPMRCYRCITGEHVATQCNSAVDCSGLCFRCGKRGHEARTCSAAPHCPVCAEANKPADHAIGSKLCKAANKKTGKTPKKAPASRPKIPPTESSQGVEPFEMECP